One part of the Amphiura filiformis chromosome 5, Afil_fr2py, whole genome shotgun sequence genome encodes these proteins:
- the LOC140152823 gene encoding uncharacterized protein isoform X1, with translation MASGILVGDECFTEFQEFKIRNKYKWVMYRISDDVKEIIIDNHEPETLTVDEKKSMSEETARARFKEFVDRVLETDTPKYCIVDVNCWKDEPNGGKRAVTKIALLNWCSDALSIKKKMIFASSKDALKKKLTEGYKELQINDQSEVGLR, from the exons GCATCGGGTATTCTTGTAGGAGATGAATGCTTTACAGAGTTCCAAGAATTCAAGATCAGAAACAAATACAAATGGGTTATGTACAGGATCTCAGACGATGTGAAAGAAATCATCATCGACAACCATGAACCTGAAACCTTGACCGTAGatgaaaagaaatcaatgtcTGAAGAGACGGCCAGAGCCAGGTTTAAGGAGTTTGTGGATAGAGTGTTGGAAACAGATACGCCCAAGTATTGCATTGTGGATGTCAACTGCTGGAAAGATGAACCCAATGGAGGCAAACGAGCAGTCACAAAAATAGCCCTCCTGAATTG GTGTTCAGATGCACTCAGCATCAAAAAGAAAATGATCTTCGCAAGCAGTAAAGATGCATTAAAGAAGAAGTTGAcggagggctacaaagaactccAGATCAACGATCAGAGCGAAGTTGGATTACGATGA
- the LOC140152825 gene encoding protein salvador homolog 1-like: MILSRKKDSSKPLPAEGIAGKYTKKETSPMLQNYLSPVIRHGPTCPRRSLSSNYPHSGTLPDHRTGASRGYDNPSSSYSSMSRAANHQRTISASAPSLFPSLAVESRESVLSQVPEEPLPNSQYQHHQQLSQQGLYQQDVGAVGSVGNLSHQEMPLPPGWSVDRTMRGRKYYIDHNTQTTHWSHPFEKEGLPPGWEKVESPEHGVYYVNHITKTAQYRHPNAPRVLHYEPTPPLPRQLPIPSHGNHPEGQPSNAHELTYAGYPQASVWVPPNPYLYTEIPKWLEVYYKASPEHDHKLKWELFRLQELDAFQAMLTRLYKSDLENVVMDYEYYRQALLRELEIRTVQMQHQQKHAVQTETKV; this comes from the exons ATGATATTATCAAGGAAAAAAGATTCTTCCAAACCATTACCAGCAGAAGGTATTGCTGGAAAATACACCAAGAAGGAGACCTCTCCAATGCTACAGA ATTATCTTTCGCCTGTCATTCGCCATGGTCCAACTTGTCCAAGACGTAGTCTATCTTCCAATTATCCACATTCCGGAACCTTACCAGATCATAGAACAGGTGCTAGCAGAGGTTATGACAACCCTTCATCATCCTACAGTTCCATGTCAAGGGCTGCAAATCATCAACGTACAATAAGTGCTTCAGCTCCTAGTCTATTCCCTTCATTAGCTGTGGAAAGCAGAGAGAGTGTTCTGTCACAAGTACCAGAAG AACCACTTCCAAACAGTCAGTATCAACACCATCAACAACTCTCTCAACAAGGACTTTATCAGCAAGATGTGGGTGCAGTAGGATCTGTTG GAAACTTATCCCACCAAGAGATGCCGCTTCCACCAGGATGGTCTGTGGATAGGACAATGAGAGGACGCAAGTATTACATCGA CCACAATACCCAAACCACTCACTGGAGTCATCCATTTGAGAAAGAAGGTCTGCCACCTGGCTGGGAAAAAGTGGAATCACCTGAACATGGTGTATACTATGTCAA TCACATTACCAAAACAGCTCAGTACAGGCATCCCAATGCACCCAGGGTCCTCCATTATGAACCTACTCCACCATTACCAAGACAACTACCTATTCCTTCCCATGGCAACCATCCAGAGGGTCAACCAAGTAATGCACATGAGTTAACGTATGCTGGATATCCACAGGCCAGTGTTTGGGTACCACCCAATCCATATTTATATACAG AAATTCCCAAGTGGCTAGAAGTGTACTACAAAGCTTCTCCAGAGCATGACCATAAACTTAAATGGGAATTGTTCAGACTACAAGAACTTGATGCGTTCCAGGCCATGTTGACCAGACTGTACAAGTCGGATCTAGAGAATGTGGTAATGGACTATGAATACTACAGGCAGGCCCTGTTGAGGGAGCTGGAAATTAGAACGGTACAGATGCAACATCAACAAAAGCATGCAGTGCAAACGGAAACCAAAGTATAG